Proteins found in one Haloferax litoreum genomic segment:
- a CDS encoding cupin domain-containing protein has protein sequence MATKNYVEPDMVDTQQFDWGTLKWMCTPDVTGADRLSAGVVQLEPGKGHELHTHPDSEEILYVVHGRGEQEVEGDTREITPGEMVYIPAGVEHGTVNTGWETLTLLAVYAPPGPEDVLAELPECTIIPAGEIPERD, from the coding sequence ATGGCTACCAAGAACTACGTCGAACCAGACATGGTCGACACACAGCAGTTCGATTGGGGGACGCTCAAGTGGATGTGCACGCCGGACGTGACTGGTGCGGACCGGCTCAGTGCCGGTGTCGTGCAACTCGAACCCGGGAAGGGTCACGAGTTACACACTCACCCCGACAGCGAGGAGATACTGTACGTCGTTCACGGCCGTGGAGAACAGGAAGTCGAGGGCGACACCCGGGAGATTACACCCGGTGAGATGGTGTACATCCCGGCCGGCGTCGAACACGGGACGGTGAATACGGGATGGGAGACGCTGACACTACTGGCAGTGTACGCCCCGCCCGGGCCGGAAGACGTCCTCGCGGAGCTCCCCGAGTGTACGATTATCCCTGCCGGAGAGATACCAGAACGGGACTGA
- a CDS encoding DUF5802 family protein, giving the protein MFERFSSGYYLGRLYVEPYDGTEAAIQRTEHERLNEHVYASGEGIERIDYPLVMKLDSAHFPVVGDDGVPAGTLALPRDAVDPDALPDDRPVFLADATRAAELLRYAGYDIDEFDPSRRKT; this is encoded by the coding sequence ATGTTCGAACGATTCTCCAGCGGGTACTACCTCGGCCGGTTGTACGTCGAACCGTACGACGGTACCGAGGCGGCCATCCAACGCACCGAGCACGAGCGACTGAACGAGCACGTCTACGCGAGCGGAGAGGGTATCGAGCGAATCGACTACCCACTCGTGATGAAACTCGACAGCGCGCACTTCCCCGTCGTTGGCGACGACGGCGTGCCCGCAGGGACACTTGCACTCCCGCGCGACGCAGTGGACCCGGACGCGCTTCCCGACGACAGACCGGTGTTCCTCGCTGACGCCACTCGCGCCGCGGAACTCCTTCGGTACGCTGGGTACGACATCGACGAGTTCGACCCGTCACGACGCAAGACGTGA
- a CDS encoding zinc-binding dehydrogenase produces MKAVQFSEHGDRDVLEYGDFPDPEVGPEEVLVDVKAASLNHLDIWTRRGLPGVELEMPHIPGSDMAGVVTDVGERVTRFEAGDHVALIAGVADGDDEFSRKGDPTLAPDFRIIGEHQRGVHAEFAAIPEENLVPVPEDVPWEVAGSASLVFQTAWRMLIDRGELRPGEKVLVLGASGGVGHAAVQIADYAGAEVYATASTDEKLEYAKDCGADHVINYEEEDFSKKIYEMTDGRGVDMVVDHIGEATYKQSLRSLTKGGRVVTCGATTGPDPGAGLNFIFWNQLSVIGSTMATPGEADEVLELVWDGTFEPRIRETLPMSEIERAHELIEERQGFGKVVVIPDSEL; encoded by the coding sequence AATACGGTGACTTCCCCGACCCGGAAGTCGGCCCCGAAGAGGTACTCGTGGACGTGAAGGCAGCATCGCTCAACCACCTCGACATCTGGACGCGGCGAGGACTTCCCGGCGTCGAGCTAGAGATGCCGCACATCCCCGGCAGTGACATGGCCGGTGTCGTCACCGACGTCGGCGAGCGTGTCACTCGATTCGAAGCGGGCGACCACGTCGCACTCATCGCTGGTGTCGCAGACGGTGACGACGAGTTCTCTCGCAAGGGTGACCCGACGCTCGCACCCGACTTCCGCATCATCGGTGAGCACCAGCGCGGTGTCCACGCCGAATTCGCGGCCATCCCCGAGGAGAACCTCGTCCCCGTTCCCGAGGACGTCCCGTGGGAAGTCGCCGGGTCTGCGTCGCTCGTCTTCCAGACGGCGTGGCGCATGCTCATCGACCGCGGCGAACTTCGCCCCGGTGAGAAGGTGCTCGTGCTCGGTGCGTCCGGTGGCGTCGGTCACGCGGCCGTCCAAATCGCCGACTACGCCGGTGCAGAAGTGTACGCCACTGCCTCTACCGACGAGAAACTCGAGTACGCAAAAGACTGCGGTGCCGACCACGTCATCAACTACGAGGAAGAGGACTTCTCGAAGAAGATTTACGAGATGACCGACGGCCGTGGCGTCGACATGGTCGTCGACCACATCGGCGAGGCGACGTACAAACAGTCGCTCCGGAGTCTCACGAAGGGCGGGCGCGTCGTCACCTGTGGCGCGACGACGGGACCAGACCCGGGCGCTGGCCTCAACTTCATCTTCTGGAACCAACTGTCGGTCATCGGGTCGACGATGGCGACGCCCGGTGAGGCAGACGAAGTCCTCGAACTCGTCTGGGACGGGACGTTCGAGCCCCGAATCCGCGAGACGCTCCCGATGAGCGAAATCGAACGCGCACACGAACTCATCGAGGAGCGACAGGGCTTTGGCAAGGTGGTCGTTATCCCAGATAGTGAGCTCTGA